Proteins from a genomic interval of Erwinia sp. SLM-02:
- a CDS encoding NAD-dependent epimerase/dehydratase family protein — MRSTIAVTGVTGFIGKHIVEKLLRQGFRVRALTRKPRTSATDHLVWVAGALEDRRALDELVRGAECIIHCAGQVRGADEDTFISCNVSGSVRLMQAAQESGSCRRFLFISSLAARSPQLSWYANSKHVAEQKLAAMSSPVSLGIFRPTAVYGPGDKELRPVFTWLLRGFLPCLGDPASRLSFLHVSDLSEAVCQWVMQPGAEAGPVELCDGIKGGYSWQRLQELGSAIRGKPVNLISIPLPLLKLAAGFSTLTHRFVGKDPMLTHSKIRELTHRDWSASNARAYECLDWKPEVSLERALREGLF; from the coding sequence ATGAGAAGCACGATAGCCGTTACCGGCGTAACGGGGTTTATCGGCAAACACATTGTTGAGAAGTTGCTGAGACAGGGTTTCCGCGTTCGGGCTTTAACCCGTAAGCCGAGAACGAGTGCGACAGATCATTTAGTCTGGGTAGCGGGTGCGCTGGAAGATCGTCGCGCCCTTGACGAGCTGGTACGGGGCGCTGAGTGCATTATCCACTGTGCCGGGCAGGTGAGAGGCGCTGATGAAGACACCTTTATCAGCTGTAACGTCTCAGGGAGCGTCCGCCTGATGCAGGCCGCACAGGAGAGCGGCAGCTGTCGGCGGTTTCTGTTTATCTCGTCGCTGGCCGCACGCTCACCGCAGCTCTCCTGGTATGCTAACTCAAAGCATGTCGCCGAGCAGAAGCTGGCCGCAATGTCCTCCCCGGTATCACTCGGTATTTTTCGCCCCACGGCGGTTTACGGGCCGGGTGATAAAGAACTCAGGCCGGTCTTCACCTGGCTGCTGCGCGGGTTCCTCCCCTGCCTCGGCGACCCGGCATCCCGTCTGTCATTTCTGCACGTCAGTGATTTGTCGGAGGCCGTCTGCCAGTGGGTAATGCAGCCGGGGGCAGAGGCAGGTCCCGTTGAGCTTTGTGACGGTATAAAAGGAGGATACAGCTGGCAACGCCTTCAGGAACTGGGTTCCGCTATCCGCGGGAAACCCGTTAATTTAATCAGCATTCCCTTACCGCTGCTAAAGCTGGCTGCCGGCTTCAGCACGCTCACTCATCGTTTTGTCGGTAAAGATCCCATGCTAACCCACAGTAAAATTCGTGAATTAACCCATCGGGACTGGTCGGCAAGCAATGCGCGGGCGTATGAATGCCTGGACTGGAAGCCGGAGGTGAGTTTAGAGCGCGCTCTGCGTGAAGGACTCTTTTAA
- a CDS encoding lipopolysaccharide biosynthesis protein, which translates to MKKWFADGAFRTIIRNSIYLGSGNVVSALLGLLALSCAGRGMSPEMFGVLIVIQSYTKAVSDFAKFQTWQFIVQFGMPALVSKNLQRFRDVISFSFGLDITSGALAMVAGMLLLPWLSDIIGLDAENFKLALLYCTLIPFMASSTPTGILRTLDRFDLIAVQQAIKPFLIAIGSLISYFCHLGFPGFIVTWFFSNLFAGVLFWWFSARELRRNDFHHALRPGFFKPARRLAGAWNFVWTTNLSHSIWSARNSCSTVLVGIILGPVAAGLFKIAMTVFDAAGTPASLLSKSFYPEIMRLDPCTKRPWILGLRSAMLAGGIGILAALVVMVAGKPLISVVFGLKYIQAYDLIQVMLGAVVISMMGFPQESLLLMAGKQRLYLVMQTFASASYIILLIVLPHFFGVIGAAYAYFGGQCCDVLFSLIPTLRAYCHRGLLSLNTSAETGKHEP; encoded by the coding sequence ATGAAAAAATGGTTTGCTGATGGTGCTTTTCGTACCATTATCCGGAACAGCATCTATTTAGGATCCGGAAATGTTGTGAGTGCTTTATTAGGATTGCTTGCGCTTTCGTGCGCAGGTAGAGGAATGTCGCCGGAGATGTTTGGCGTTCTTATCGTTATCCAGTCCTATACGAAAGCGGTCAGTGATTTTGCAAAGTTTCAGACATGGCAGTTTATCGTCCAGTTTGGCATGCCGGCGTTGGTCAGTAAAAATTTACAGCGTTTTCGCGATGTGATTTCATTCTCATTCGGTCTTGATATTACCAGCGGTGCGCTGGCAATGGTCGCAGGCATGCTATTACTCCCGTGGCTTTCTGATATCATCGGGCTGGATGCGGAAAATTTCAAACTCGCTCTGCTCTACTGCACGCTCATTCCATTTATGGCGTCGTCAACGCCAACAGGCATACTCCGAACGCTGGACCGCTTCGATCTGATCGCCGTTCAGCAGGCAATTAAACCCTTCCTGATCGCCATTGGCAGTCTTATTTCTTATTTCTGTCACCTGGGTTTTCCCGGTTTTATTGTCACCTGGTTTTTCTCTAATCTGTTCGCGGGCGTTCTATTCTGGTGGTTTTCCGCACGGGAATTGCGACGCAACGATTTTCATCATGCTCTGCGCCCCGGCTTTTTCAAACCCGCACGCCGCCTGGCGGGGGCATGGAATTTTGTATGGACAACCAATCTTTCGCATTCTATCTGGTCGGCGCGTAACTCATGCAGCACGGTTTTAGTTGGGATTATTTTGGGGCCGGTAGCCGCAGGGCTGTTTAAAATCGCGATGACCGTTTTTGATGCGGCAGGTACACCGGCCAGCCTGCTGTCAAAAAGTTTTTATCCGGAAATTATGCGGCTGGACCCGTGCACTAAACGCCCCTGGATACTGGGGCTGAGGTCGGCCATGTTAGCCGGAGGCATCGGCATACTGGCAGCTCTGGTGGTGATGGTGGCGGGTAAACCATTAATCTCCGTCGTTTTTGGATTGAAATACATTCAGGCATACGATCTTATCCAGGTGATGCTGGGCGCGGTGGTGATCTCTATGATGGGATTCCCGCAGGAATCATTATTATTGATGGCGGGGAAGCAACGCCTCTACCTGGTGATGCAGACATTCGCTTCTGCAAGTTACATTATTCTGTTAATCGTATTACCTCACTTCTTCGGTGTCATTGGGGCCGCCTATGCCTACTTCGGCGGGCAGTGTTGTGACGTCCTGTTCTCGTTAATACCGACCTTACGGGCCTATTGCCACCGTGGTTTGCTTTCTTTAAATACTTCTGCTGAGACTGGAAAACATGAGCCGTAA
- a CDS encoding YtfJ family protein, with product MRINFSAVLLFILLPGLASAHNFIKGERMIPIEIQDRGELVLEGDDIHYRSWNTSRLAGKIRIVQYIAGRRSAKKKNSVMIKAIKAAKFPEDRFQPTTIINTDDEFPGTGLFVVSKVEKNQRHYPWAQFIIDSDGLGRKAWNLEENSSTIVVLDREGRVQWAKDGALTPEQVVQVISLLKQLLDMDKS from the coding sequence ATGCGAATCAATTTCTCCGCTGTATTGTTATTTATTCTGCTCCCCGGGCTGGCATCGGCGCACAATTTCATCAAGGGAGAGAGGATGATCCCGATTGAAATACAGGATCGCGGTGAGTTAGTGCTTGAGGGTGATGACATTCACTACAGAAGCTGGAACACCTCCCGGCTGGCGGGGAAAATTCGCATTGTGCAGTATATTGCCGGCCGTCGGTCAGCAAAAAAGAAAAATTCAGTGATGATCAAAGCTATAAAAGCCGCGAAGTTTCCTGAAGACCGGTTCCAGCCCACCACGATAATCAATACAGATGATGAGTTCCCCGGAACGGGGCTGTTTGTTGTCAGTAAAGTGGAGAAAAATCAGCGGCATTATCCCTGGGCCCAGTTTATTATTGACAGTGATGGCCTGGGGCGCAAAGCCTGGAACCTGGAAGAGAACAGCTCTACGATTGTGGTGCTGGATCGCGAGGGAAGGGTTCAGTGGGCAAAGGATGGGGCGCTGACGCCTGAGCAGGTCGTTCAGGTCATTAGCCTGTTAAAGCAGCTACTCGATATGGATAAATCCTGA
- the spt gene encoding serine palmitoyltransferase, whose product MGLYDKFARLANQREQFQTSGLNPFGTCIDEVYSATEGRIGDRNIILAGTNNYLGLTFNAEAIAVGQAALAHQGTGTTGSRMANGSYGSHLALEHELAEFFDRPTAIVFSTGYTANLGVISTLADPTAVVLIDEDCHASIYDACVLGGAQIIRFRHNDAGDLERRMIRLRERAKDAIIIVEGIYSMLGDVAPLVEIADIKKRYGGYLLVDEAHSFGVMGSSGRGLAQELGVEQDVDIVLGTFSKSLASIGGFAVGSEAMEVLRYSSRPYIFTASPSPSCIASVRASLRIIAQQPVLREKLWSNAARLYQGLEKLGYTLGAHISPVVPVVIGSKEEGLRYWRELIDRGVYVNLVLPPAAPSGITLLRCSVNAAHSEAQIDTIIEAFTALKD is encoded by the coding sequence ATGGGTCTGTATGATAAATTTGCCCGCCTCGCTAACCAACGAGAACAGTTTCAGACATCCGGCCTTAACCCCTTTGGGACCTGCATTGATGAAGTCTATTCCGCCACGGAGGGCCGAATTGGCGATCGGAATATTATCCTGGCAGGAACGAATAATTATCTTGGCTTAACGTTTAATGCCGAGGCCATTGCCGTGGGTCAGGCGGCGCTGGCGCATCAGGGAACCGGCACGACCGGCTCGCGGATGGCGAACGGCAGTTACGGCTCCCATCTGGCTCTGGAGCACGAACTGGCCGAATTCTTCGACCGCCCCACCGCTATCGTTTTCTCTACCGGCTATACCGCGAATTTAGGCGTCATCAGTACGCTGGCGGACCCGACTGCCGTGGTGCTGATAGACGAGGACTGCCACGCCAGTATTTATGACGCCTGCGTGCTTGGCGGCGCGCAGATTATTCGTTTCCGTCACAATGATGCCGGGGATCTGGAACGGCGCATGATCCGCCTCAGGGAGCGTGCAAAAGACGCCATTATCATCGTCGAGGGGATCTACAGCATGCTGGGTGACGTGGCCCCGCTGGTTGAGATTGCCGATATCAAAAAGCGCTACGGCGGCTATCTGCTGGTGGACGAGGCGCATTCCTTTGGTGTGATGGGGTCGAGCGGTCGGGGTCTTGCACAGGAACTCGGCGTTGAACAGGATGTGGATATCGTGCTGGGCACGTTCAGCAAAAGCCTGGCCTCAATCGGCGGTTTTGCCGTCGGATCTGAGGCCATGGAGGTTCTTCGCTACAGCAGCCGCCCCTACATTTTTACCGCGTCCCCTTCGCCCTCCTGCATCGCCTCTGTGCGGGCCTCTTTGCGCATCATTGCTCAGCAGCCCGTACTGCGTGAAAAACTGTGGAGTAACGCTGCCAGACTCTATCAGGGCCTGGAAAAACTCGGCTACACCCTTGGCGCGCATATCAGCCCGGTAGTGCCGGTGGTGATTGGCTCGAAAGAGGAGGGGCTTCGTTACTGGCGTGAACTGATCGACAGGGGCGTGTATGTCAATCTCGTCCTGCCCCCGGCTGCGCCGTCAGGGATCACGCTACTCCGCTGCAGCGTTAATGCCGCACACAGTGAAGCCCAGATCGACACGATTATAGAGGCGTTCACCGCCCTGAAGGATTGA
- a CDS encoding acyl carrier protein, translating to MCDREVLMDYILECIRGMAPKDVEIMKDSDLVNDLGLESVQVMNLLMMLEDKLDISIPMNILLNVRTPEQLLETLFSYLESTHGSV from the coding sequence ATGTGCGATCGCGAAGTTCTAATGGACTATATCCTTGAATGCATAAGAGGAATGGCACCCAAAGATGTTGAAATAATGAAAGACAGCGACCTCGTTAACGATCTCGGCCTGGAATCCGTTCAGGTGATGAATCTGTTAATGATGCTGGAAGATAAACTCGATATCTCCATTCCAATGAATATCTTGCTCAACGTCAGAACACCTGAACAACTTCTGGAAACCTTATTCTCATATCTGGAGAGCACTCATGGGTCTGTATGA